Proteins from a genomic interval of Kitasatospora kifunensis:
- a CDS encoding cobalamin B12-binding domain-containing protein, whose amino-acid sequence MGGSGPIRVVVAKPGLDGHDRGAKVIARALRDAGVEVIYTGLHQTPEQVVDTAIQEDADGIGLSILSGAHMTLCARVLELLGERDAADITVFCGGIIPAADIAELKALGVAEIFTPGTATGEVVAWVKANLRPAS is encoded by the coding sequence ATGGGTGGGTCAGGCCCGATCCGGGTGGTGGTGGCCAAGCCGGGGCTCGACGGTCACGACCGCGGTGCCAAGGTGATCGCGCGGGCGCTGCGCGACGCCGGGGTGGAGGTGATCTACACCGGCCTGCACCAGACGCCCGAGCAGGTGGTCGACACCGCGATCCAGGAGGACGCCGACGGGATCGGCCTGTCGATCCTGTCCGGCGCCCATATGACCCTCTGCGCCCGGGTGCTCGAACTGCTCGGGGAGCGGGACGCGGCGGACATCACGGTGTTCTGCGGCGGCATCATCCCGGCGGCGGACATCGCCGAACTGAAGGCGCTGGGCGTCGCGGAGATCTTCACCCCGGGCACGGCGACCGGCGAGGTGGTGGCTTGGGTGAAGGCCAACCTCCGTCCTGCGAGCTGA
- a CDS encoding DUF5691 domain-containing protein — MTTDYWAQLHSTALLGTDRRPLPEPSGPPALVAAAASVDRSDQATALLELAALTAVRRRAGLLPLPAPEPTPAAEPDERPELPAAAARRLAVLLAGRATGATAQANLTELLPQWLAAAREHGYRLPAAQLPALLEAARARSELRGDVVALAGPLGRWLAERNPQWRYVLRTAGAQGPTETDLIWQQGLFAERVTHLTQLRRRDPAAALALLAGTWPSERAEDRLLFLDALQEGLSPADEPFLEAALTDRSRNVRSTAAELLSTLPGSALGARMAERALAAVRLVDGVLLVRAPTACDAAMQRDGIPPKSPTGRGEQAWWLGEMLAATPLSCWTTTFDLTSNQLLALPVAEDREGAEATGADIGIGTGTGTGAGTSAGTGPWREELHEAWARAAVRQGDARWARSLLGPPPRRTGSTPPAGAPAKLLAVLPPAERALWTAAFLRTHGPGDAFQLLGACATPWTPPLSTAVVAALERAATAGSYPWNHSGVLGLTERSLAPATAPAVAALAADAAPDTAWAETFNRLAGTLRFRAAMLAELTEPV; from the coding sequence ATGACCACCGACTACTGGGCGCAGCTGCACAGCACCGCCCTGCTGGGCACCGACCGCCGCCCGCTGCCCGAGCCGAGCGGCCCGCCCGCCCTGGTGGCCGCCGCCGCGAGCGTGGACCGCAGCGACCAGGCCACCGCCCTGCTGGAGCTCGCCGCACTGACCGCCGTCCGCCGGCGAGCCGGCCTGCTCCCACTGCCCGCCCCGGAGCCGACGCCCGCGGCCGAGCCCGACGAGCGCCCCGAGCTGCCCGCGGCGGCCGCCCGCCGACTCGCCGTGCTGCTGGCCGGTCGGGCCACCGGCGCCACCGCCCAGGCCAATCTGACCGAGCTGCTGCCGCAGTGGCTGGCCGCGGCCCGCGAGCACGGCTACCGCCTGCCCGCCGCCCAGCTACCGGCCCTGCTGGAGGCCGCCCGGGCCCGCAGCGAGCTACGCGGCGACGTGGTGGCACTGGCCGGCCCGCTCGGCCGCTGGCTGGCCGAGCGCAACCCGCAGTGGCGCTATGTGCTGCGCACCGCCGGCGCCCAGGGACCGACCGAGACGGACCTGATCTGGCAGCAGGGGCTCTTCGCCGAACGGGTCACCCATCTGACCCAGCTGCGCCGCCGGGATCCGGCCGCCGCGCTGGCACTGCTCGCCGGCACCTGGCCGAGCGAGCGGGCCGAGGACCGGCTGCTCTTCCTGGACGCCCTGCAGGAGGGCCTGTCACCGGCCGACGAGCCGTTCCTGGAGGCCGCCCTGACCGACCGCAGCAGAAACGTCCGCAGCACCGCGGCCGAACTGCTCTCCACCCTGCCCGGCTCCGCGTTGGGCGCCCGGATGGCCGAGCGGGCGCTGGCCGCCGTCCGGCTCGTCGACGGTGTGCTGCTGGTCCGCGCGCCCACCGCCTGCGACGCGGCGATGCAGCGCGACGGGATACCCCCCAAGTCACCGACCGGGCGCGGCGAACAGGCCTGGTGGCTGGGCGAGATGCTGGCCGCCACGCCACTGTCCTGCTGGACGACAACTTTCGATCTGACGTCGAATCAGCTGCTCGCACTGCCGGTCGCGGAGGACCGCGAGGGAGCCGAGGCCACCGGCGCCGACATCGGCATCGGCACTGGCACTGGCACCGGCGCTGGCACCAGCGCTGGCACCGGCCCCTGGCGCGAGGAGCTGCACGAGGCCTGGGCGCGAGCCGCCGTCCGTCAGGGCGACGCCCGATGGGCCCGGTCGCTGCTCGGTCCGCCCCCGCGCCGAACCGGCTCGACTCCGCCCGCGGGCGCACCGGCGAAGCTGCTCGCCGTGCTGCCGCCGGCCGAGCGGGCGCTGTGGACCGCGGCCTTCCTGCGGACCCACGGACCGGGCGACGCCTTCCAGTTGCTCGGCGCCTGCGCCACCCCGTGGACCCCGCCGCTCAGCACGGCCGTGGTGGCGGCCCTGGAGCGGGCGGCCACCGCGGGCTCCTACCCGTGGAACCACAGCGGCGTACTGGGCCTGACGGAGCGTTCGCTCGCGCCCGCCACCGCACCCGCGGTCGCGGCGCTGGCCGCCGATGCCGCACCGGACACCGCCTGGGCGGAGACCTTCAACAGGCTGGCCGGCACGCTGCGATTCCGGGCCGCGATGCTGGCCGAGCTCACCGAGCCCGTCTGA